From Pelotomaculum schinkii, one genomic window encodes:
- a CDS encoding HEPN domain-containing protein yields MAKNAGIFPELDETRKELFVLLSQYYIESRYAEDRKELAKNCTRAVTEDIMKKTSEVLEWLKNSLT; encoded by the coding sequence TTGGCGAAGAATGCTGGCATTTTTCCTGAACTTGACGAAACAAGAAAGGAGCTTTTTGTCCTGCTCTCACAGTATTATATAGAGTCCAGGTATGCCGAGGATCGGAAGGAACTGGCTAAGAACTGCACGCGGGCGGTTACAGAGGATATTATGAAAAAAACGAGTGAGGTTTTAGAATGGCTAAAAAACAGTTTGACGTAA
- a CDS encoding DUF3795 domain-containing protein — MKEYKREYPLFSLCGLNCGLCPRYQSEGTSRCPGCGGKDFHLQHPSCAVITCSKKHGDVEYCFLCKNYPCNRYKCPSEKDSFITYRNVINDMQKAIDNGIEQYQAELNEKILFLEYLISNFNDGRKKTFFVLPSISWILRI, encoded by the coding sequence ATGAAGGAATATAAAAGAGAATATCCCTTGTTTTCTTTATGTGGTCTTAACTGTGGACTTTGCCCAAGATATCAAAGTGAGGGAACATCAAGGTGTCCCGGATGCGGTGGCAAAGATTTTCATCTGCAACACCCAAGCTGTGCAGTGATTACGTGCAGTAAAAAGCATGGTGATGTTGAGTATTGCTTCCTGTGCAAAAATTATCCATGTAATAGATATAAATGCCCAAGCGAAAAAGATTCGTTCATCACCTATCGGAATGTTATAAATGATATGCAGAAGGCCATTGACAACGGGATTGAACAGTATCAAGCGGAGCTTAATGAAAAAATTTTATTTTTGGAATACTTAATCAGTAATTTTAACGATGGCAGAAAAAAAACTTTTTTTGTATTGCCGTCAATCTCCTGGATCTTGCGGATTTGA
- a CDS encoding HEPN domain-containing protein produces the protein MKVLKPQTLNWIETADDDHEVAGHLFNKKKYLYSLFFCQQAIEKAVKAVYYDKSTRHHPGNMI, from the coding sequence GTGAAAGTGCTGAAACCACAAACGTTAAATTGGATTGAGACTGCTGACGATGACCATGAGGTGGCTGGGCACTTATTTAATAAAAAGAAATACCTGTATAGCCTTTTCTTCTGCCAGCAGGCCATTGAAAAGGCTGTTAAAGCTGTATATTATGATAAGTCAACAAGACACCACCCAGGAAACATGATTTAG
- a CDS encoding nucleotidyltransferase domain-containing protein — MAKKQFDVSIKKYLEELRSKNIRVKKAILYGSLAAGTSDEDSDIDLAIISPDLGRDRFKESLMLKKLTFGVDLDISPRPYSVEQYQKARQGDFLFDEIIQKGKTVYEE, encoded by the coding sequence ATGGCTAAAAAACAGTTTGACGTAAGTATAAAAAAATACTTAGAAGAACTTAGATCTAAAAATATCCGGGTTAAAAAAGCCATCCTTTATGGTTCCCTAGCTGCTGGTACCAGTGATGAGGACAGTGACATTGACCTGGCCATCATCTCTCCGGATCTCGGGCGCGACCGGTTTAAAGAATCATTGATGCTTAAAAAACTAACCTTTGGGGTTGACCTGGATATCTCACCACGTCCATATTCTGTTGAGCAGTACCAAAAGGCCAGGCAGGGTGACTTTTTGTTTGATGAGATTATTCAAAAAGGTAAGACCGTTTATGAAGAATAA